A genome region from Labilibaculum antarcticum includes the following:
- a CDS encoding cytochrome c3 family protein yields the protein MSKPYGFFNALIILFLFFSPPALFAIEADSTHVAKTVDHHFNYFLNSEKRGERLFKGLTRIKTDVTSCVSCHNIDYIDTLNWNPSATDISKTFADKSIAEFKAVLMSPLGKKMEASHVGYTYSDEELGYIKTYLSQLKEDTLFETKPKVNNILVFVFLGALITMALIDLIFTKKIKYKLIPILIFVFAFGYQINMLADGAMALGRKQNYQPAQPIKFSHKVHVTGNKIDCRYCHTTVDESKSAGIPHVNLCMNCHVIVREGTNSGKFEINKIHAAIENNTSVEWVRIHQLPDHVFFSHAQHANVGKRECQECHGFVEEMDVIRQVEDLSMGWCLDCHDKTAVDFQANGYYSNGFKELHEELATGVRDSVRVTDIGGRECARCHY from the coding sequence ATGAGTAAACCCTACGGATTTTTTAATGCCCTGATTATACTTTTTTTGTTTTTTAGTCCACCCGCCCTTTTTGCGATTGAGGCAGATAGTACGCATGTTGCTAAAACAGTAGATCATCATTTTAACTACTTCTTGAATTCTGAGAAACGGGGTGAGCGACTTTTTAAAGGCTTAACCAGAATAAAAACAGATGTAACATCTTGTGTTTCCTGTCACAATATCGATTATATCGATACGCTGAACTGGAATCCTTCCGCAACAGATATTTCAAAAACATTTGCCGATAAATCAATTGCAGAATTTAAAGCTGTATTGATGAGTCCATTGGGTAAAAAGATGGAGGCGTCTCATGTCGGATATACCTATTCGGATGAGGAACTTGGATATATTAAAACATATTTGTCCCAGTTAAAGGAGGATACCCTCTTTGAAACAAAACCAAAGGTCAATAATATATTGGTATTTGTCTTTTTGGGTGCATTAATCACCATGGCTTTAATCGATTTGATCTTCACCAAGAAAATCAAGTACAAGTTAATACCGATATTAATTTTTGTATTCGCCTTTGGATATCAAATAAATATGCTTGCTGATGGAGCAATGGCCTTAGGTCGCAAACAAAATTACCAACCAGCACAGCCAATTAAGTTTTCTCATAAAGTGCATGTTACTGGTAATAAAATTGATTGCAGATATTGCCATACAACAGTCGACGAAAGCAAATCTGCTGGTATTCCTCATGTAAATCTTTGTATGAACTGCCACGTGATTGTGCGCGAAGGAACCAATTCGGGAAAATTCGAAATCAATAAAATACACGCAGCCATAGAAAATAATACTTCGGTAGAATGGGTTCGAATTCATCAGTTACCCGATCATGTATTTTTCAGTCATGCTCAGCATGCTAATGTCGGTAAAAGAGAATGTCAGGAATGCCATGGTTTTGTAGAAGAAATGGATGTTATTCGACAGGTAGAGGATTTATCAATGGGTTGGTGTTTGGATTGTCACGATAAAACTGCCGTTGATTTTCAGGCCAATGGATACTATTCCAATGGATTTAAAGAGTTACACGAAGAATTGGCGACTGGTGTAAGAGACTCTGTTAGAGTTACGGATATTGGAGGAAGGGAATGTGCCCGATGCCATTATTAG